From a region of the Leptospira kmetyi serovar Malaysia str. Bejo-Iso9 genome:
- a CDS encoding DUF1564 domain-containing protein: MATIYLDIDQRIQSALVPNHSGRSSVETILFPESYLRRLTPEKRKQLPKRILPLLRRYQKFLISKRRINQNAQKTLYQRNMGKLVRQNLRIDSGVWAILGVIAAAHGVSRCFLVNYMIWLDESGVGDSIDEKVNVGSPTFQDSYSYLWNLDLVQNRITKTLEFTPNPIRFLTAEDILHHYRE, translated from the coding sequence ATGGCGACGATTTATCTCGATATCGATCAAAGAATTCAATCGGCTCTGGTTCCAAACCACTCCGGACGTTCGAGCGTGGAAACGATTCTTTTCCCGGAAAGTTATCTCCGGCGTTTAACGCCGGAAAAACGGAAACAGCTTCCGAAAAGAATTCTTCCTCTTTTGCGGAGATACCAAAAGTTTTTGATTTCTAAAAGAAGAATCAATCAAAACGCGCAGAAAACTTTATATCAGAGAAACATGGGGAAACTGGTTCGTCAGAATCTGAGAATTGATTCCGGAGTTTGGGCGATTTTAGGTGTGATTGCCGCCGCGCACGGAGTTTCACGCTGTTTTTTAGTGAACTATATGATTTGGCTCGATGAATCCGGCGTCGGAGATTCTATCGATGAAAAAGTAAATGTAGGATCTCCCACCTTCCAAGATTCTTACAGCTATCTCTGGAACTTAGATCTTGTCCAAAACCGCATTACAAAAACGCTCGAATTTACACCAAACCCGATTCGATTCTTAACCGCGGAAGATATACTACATCACTATCGAGAATAA
- a CDS encoding thiazole synthase: protein MFSSPDKNSDPLIIAGKTFQSRLFLGTGKFSSGQIMQEAIEASETEVVTVALRRVDLESPEDDILNHIDRKKILLLANTSGARNAEEAIRLARFARELGAGDWLKLEVTPDPVYLLPDPIETLKAAEVLVKEGFKVLPYINADPILCKHLEEAGCATVMPLGSPIGSNLGIRTKANLEIIIAQSKIPVVVDAGLGLPSHAAEAMELGADAVLVNTAIAIAKNPAEVARAFRLATIAGRLARLHGGSGVKSKLEASASSPLTGFLNEEERNVFRDF from the coding sequence ATGTTCTCATCTCCCGACAAGAATTCGGATCCTCTTATCATCGCCGGAAAAACGTTTCAATCCAGACTCTTTCTTGGAACCGGAAAATTCTCGTCCGGACAAATCATGCAAGAAGCGATCGAAGCTTCCGAAACGGAAGTGGTCACGGTCGCTCTTCGAAGAGTCGATCTCGAATCACCCGAAGACGATATTTTAAATCATATCGATCGAAAAAAAATTCTTCTTTTGGCGAACACAAGCGGGGCGAGAAACGCGGAAGAGGCGATTCGTCTCGCAAGATTCGCACGCGAACTCGGTGCGGGCGATTGGTTGAAGTTGGAAGTGACTCCCGATCCGGTGTATCTTCTTCCCGATCCGATTGAAACCTTAAAGGCCGCCGAGGTTCTTGTGAAGGAAGGATTCAAGGTTCTTCCCTATATCAACGCCGACCCGATTCTTTGCAAACATCTTGAAGAAGCGGGATGTGCGACCGTGATGCCTCTCGGTTCTCCGATCGGTTCCAATCTCGGAATCCGCACGAAAGCGAATCTGGAAATCATCATCGCTCAATCGAAAATTCCGGTCGTCGTCGACGCGGGACTCGGTTTGCCTTCTCACGCCGCGGAAGCCATGGAACTCGGAGCGGACGCGGTCCTCGTCAATACGGCGATCGCAATCGCAAAAAACCCGGCCGAAGTCGCAAGGGCGTTTCGACTCGCGACTATCGCCGGAAGATTGGCGAGACTCCACGGAGGAAGCGGCGTAAAATCGAAATTGGAAGCGTCCGCATCCAGTCCTCTCACGGGTTTTTTGAACGAAGAGGAAAGAAATGTATTCCGAGATTTTTGA
- the thiH gene encoding 2-iminoacetate synthase ThiH: MYSEIFEGVSFQDAVRIVHSKTKNEVETALHKSASGLPLAFEDYVSLISPSASSYLERMAHLSKEIKKERFGNTIQLYMPLYLSNECRSSCLYCGFSYENKIPRKTLNEEEIRREASVLKEKGIRHLVVLTGEDYSKTNLEYIGNAVRILRESFDSVAIEIYPLDVEPYQTMIESGTSALVVYQETYDPEVYAENHYRGIKKNMRYRLDAPDRGGRAGFRTIGLGALLGLSDPLGELYKLGEHAKYLMKEYWRTSFQISLPRMRPAAGDFQKIVPVSDKEFVQYLFALRISFPDVGLVLSTRESKTLRNNLATLGITHMSVESKTEPGGYSDSGALKQFEIEDNRPIPELVSVLKNLGLDPVFKDFDRALLR, encoded by the coding sequence ATGTATTCCGAGATTTTTGAAGGAGTTTCGTTTCAAGACGCTGTCAGGATCGTTCATTCGAAAACGAAAAACGAAGTCGAAACCGCACTTCATAAATCGGCGTCCGGACTTCCTCTTGCATTCGAAGATTATGTTTCTCTCATATCCCCTTCCGCGTCTTCCTATCTCGAACGGATGGCGCACCTTTCCAAGGAAATCAAAAAGGAAAGATTCGGAAACACGATCCAACTCTACATGCCCTTGTATCTTTCCAACGAATGCAGATCCTCTTGTCTTTACTGCGGATTCAGTTACGAGAATAAGATTCCCCGTAAAACGTTAAACGAAGAGGAGATTCGACGTGAGGCTTCCGTTCTCAAAGAAAAGGGAATCCGACATCTCGTCGTATTGACCGGAGAGGATTATAGCAAAACGAATCTAGAATACATCGGCAACGCGGTCCGCATTCTGAGAGAAAGTTTCGATTCTGTCGCGATCGAAATCTATCCCTTGGATGTGGAACCGTATCAAACCATGATCGAATCCGGAACCTCGGCGCTTGTGGTTTATCAGGAAACATACGACCCGGAAGTCTACGCAGAAAATCATTACCGAGGAATCAAAAAGAATATGCGTTACAGACTCGACGCGCCCGATCGGGGAGGTCGTGCGGGTTTTAGAACCATCGGACTCGGGGCGCTTCTCGGACTTTCCGATCCTCTCGGAGAATTATACAAACTCGGAGAACATGCAAAATATCTAATGAAAGAATACTGGAGAACCTCTTTCCAGATTTCTCTTCCGAGGATGCGGCCTGCGGCCGGCGATTTTCAGAAGATCGTTCCCGTAAGCGACAAGGAATTCGTACAATATCTGTTCGCGCTTCGGATTTCGTTTCCGGACGTAGGGCTTGTTCTTTCCACAAGAGAATCGAAAACGTTGCGAAACAATCTCGCGACCCTCGGAATTACGCACATGTCCGTGGAATCCAAAACGGAGCCGGGAGGTTATTCCGATTCGGGAGCGCTCAAACAATTCGAGATCGAAGACAACCGACCGATTCCAGAGCTTGTTTCCGTTTTGAAAAACCTGGGACTTGATCCGGTCTTTAAGGATTTTGATCGCGCACTTCTGCGTTAG
- a CDS encoding Cys-rich protein, translating into MKHLFLLILSFLILTGSVSAQSAACNEICGFYFGCVEQNAPRKLSADEKTKVKAGCLNSCKKHTAAVAACFENHKSQCKPFNDCIVNTYNATKK; encoded by the coding sequence TTGAAACATCTCTTTCTATTGATTCTTTCTTTCCTGATTCTGACCGGCTCCGTGTCGGCTCAATCTGCGGCTTGTAATGAAATCTGCGGTTTTTACTTCGGTTGTGTGGAACAAAACGCTCCGAGAAAACTCAGCGCGGACGAAAAGACCAAGGTGAAGGCGGGTTGTTTAAATTCCTGCAAGAAACACACCGCTGCGGTTGCGGCTTGTTTTGAAAATCACAAGTCTCAGTGTAAACCGTTTAACGATTGTATCGTAAACACTTACAACGCGACTAAAAAATAA